In the Haloferula helveola genome, one interval contains:
- a CDS encoding NAD(P)/FAD-dependent oxidoreductase: MDPETLNHDAVVVGSGTSAYFAASGLKKGGLDVAIVDERPFGGTCALRGCQPKKYLVCNAEAVAMASHLVGQGIVAAPKTDWAGLQALKNEFLSGKPEREVEDWQKEGVATYHGHARMTGPNELAVGDRILRAKHIVLATGATPRCAGYPGAEHSVFSDAFLELDELPERIVFVGGGYISFEFAHVAIRAGAKSVTILQRSDRVLKNFDPEIAEVIVAASEAEGIDVRLEESPESLEKVDAGYRLVGKSGTVYEADLVVEATGRVPNLSVLEGGQGGVDSDDGGIKVNGYLQSVSNPAVYAIGDCAATPYQLAPVADAEGKLAARNILEGNVEEMDYSVVPSATFTIPSIGSVGLTEEQAKERGLDFRVRKGSTTGWPSAKRIGEKHGGYKVLIDNTTGELIGAHLARHNAAEAINVLALAMKFGIKSGDLKEFMWAYPTIVSDLKYMVG, encoded by the coding sequence ATGGACCCAGAAACCCTGAATCACGATGCCGTTGTCGTCGGCTCCGGAACCTCCGCCTACTTCGCCGCCAGCGGTCTGAAGAAGGGCGGGCTCGATGTCGCGATCGTCGATGAGCGGCCCTTCGGCGGAACCTGTGCTCTGCGCGGCTGCCAGCCGAAGAAGTACCTCGTTTGCAACGCCGAGGCGGTCGCCATGGCGAGCCACTTGGTCGGCCAAGGGATCGTGGCGGCGCCGAAGACCGATTGGGCGGGCCTGCAGGCCCTGAAGAACGAGTTCCTCAGCGGAAAGCCTGAGCGGGAGGTCGAGGACTGGCAAAAGGAGGGCGTCGCGACCTATCACGGCCACGCCCGCATGACCGGACCGAACGAGCTCGCGGTGGGCGACCGGATCCTGCGGGCGAAGCATATCGTGCTGGCGACCGGAGCGACGCCGCGCTGCGCGGGCTACCCGGGGGCCGAGCATTCGGTTTTCAGCGACGCCTTTCTCGAACTCGACGAACTGCCCGAGCGGATCGTGTTTGTCGGAGGCGGTTACATCTCGTTCGAGTTCGCGCATGTGGCGATCCGTGCCGGAGCGAAGAGCGTGACGATCCTCCAGCGCTCGGATCGGGTGCTGAAGAACTTCGACCCGGAGATCGCGGAAGTGATCGTCGCGGCGAGCGAGGCGGAAGGCATCGACGTCCGCCTTGAGGAGTCGCCCGAGTCTTTGGAGAAGGTCGATGCGGGCTACCGGTTGGTCGGAAAGTCGGGGACGGTCTATGAGGCGGATCTTGTGGTCGAGGCGACCGGACGCGTGCCCAACCTCAGCGTGCTCGAGGGCGGCCAAGGTGGCGTGGATTCGGATGACGGCGGCATCAAGGTGAACGGCTACCTGCAGAGTGTTTCGAATCCAGCGGTGTATGCCATCGGCGACTGCGCGGCGACGCCCTACCAGCTCGCGCCCGTAGCCGACGCTGAGGGCAAGCTCGCAGCACGCAACATCCTCGAGGGAAACGTCGAGGAAATGGATTACTCCGTGGTGCCGAGCGCGACCTTCACGATTCCGAGCATCGGCTCCGTCGGACTGACCGAGGAGCAGGCCAAGGAACGGGGTCTCGACTTCCGCGTGAGGAAAGGGAGCACGACCGGGTGGCCGTCGGCCAAGCGGATCGGCGAGAAACACGGCGGCTACAAGGTGCTTATCGACAACACGACCGGTGAACTCATCGGCGCCCACCTCGCCCGCCACAACGCCGCCGAGGCGATCAACGTCCTCGCCCTCGCCATGAAGTTCGGCATCAAGTCGGGAGACCTCAAGGAGTTCATGTGGGCCTACCCGACAATCGTGTCGGACCTGAAGTACATGGTCGGCTAG